In Mustela erminea isolate mMusErm1 chromosome 8, mMusErm1.Pri, whole genome shotgun sequence, a genomic segment contains:
- the LOC116597562 gene encoding proline-rich transmembrane protein 1-like, giving the protein MGRGAGLGRVRNFPESLAPARAPPPHAHTRASRGGNPSGSRFLRTPAPRQPPSPVRGRGGRPGARAGDVGVRPRSCSLHPPPPHPPPARDGRGGAGGAVRVPKGRAGPGTVAGPVQAQPHLHLLPVYVVGGPAPLEGCRTTWTHPRVRARKIHYGKIPNLDERRGGRSLLIHP; this is encoded by the coding sequence ATGGGCCGCGGCGCCGGCTTGGGAAGAGTGAGAAACTTTCCCGAGTCGCTGGCGCCGGCCCGCGCGCCCCCACCGCACGCACACACCCGCGCCTCCCGCGGAGGCAACCCCTCAGGGTCCCGCTTCctccgcacccccgccccccgccagccccCTAGTCcggtgcgggggaggggcggcagaCCTGGGGCCCGGGCCGGTGACGTGGGCGTCCGGCCGCGGAGctgctccctccacccaccccccccgcacccccctccGGCCCGGGATGGGAGGGGGGGTGCCGGGGGTGCAGTGCGGGTGCCGAAGGGCAGGGCCGGGCCTGGGACAGTGGCAGGGCCGGTGCAGGCCCAGCCGCACCTCCACCTGCTGCCAGTCTACGTGGTCGGTGGGCCTGCTCCCCTGGAGGGCTGCCGCACAACTTGGACCCACCCCAGGGTCCGCGCACGAAAAATACATTACGGAAAAATACCGAATTTGGATGAGAGGCGGGGAGGCCGA